Proteins found in one Fulvitalea axinellae genomic segment:
- a CDS encoding rhomboid family intramembrane serine protease, protein MAFVGVLWLVTGVEWATKSDFGFLGILPRRIEGAIGIFTGPLIHGSASHLFSNTLPLVILGIGLFYIYDRIAFEVFAWIYVSSGFWVWLSAREAYHIGSSGLVYGMVTFLFMVGLLRRDPKSIAVAMIVFLLYGGMIYGLIPGNGDVSWESHLFGALSGVFCAFYYHRYKTRNRVTKVVAALGPHVEPPLSRHNHTLPGGLEMRYVYRKSEEKEKDRRKPSDGPEESGIK, encoded by the coding sequence ATGGCATTTGTCGGAGTGCTTTGGCTGGTAACCGGTGTGGAGTGGGCTACAAAGTCTGATTTTGGTTTTCTGGGGATTTTGCCACGGAGAATAGAAGGGGCTATTGGGATTTTTACCGGACCATTGATTCATGGTAGCGCATCACACCTTTTCTCGAATACTTTGCCTCTGGTGATTTTGGGAATCGGTCTTTTTTATATTTATGACCGTATCGCATTTGAGGTTTTTGCTTGGATTTATGTGAGTTCGGGTTTCTGGGTGTGGTTATCGGCCAGAGAGGCTTATCATATCGGTTCCAGCGGATTGGTCTATGGGATGGTGACATTTCTGTTTATGGTAGGGCTATTACGTAGAGATCCGAAATCGATTGCGGTTGCGATGATTGTTTTCCTTCTTTACGGGGGGATGATCTATGGATTAATTCCCGGAAATGGGGATGTGTCTTGGGAGTCGCATTTGTTTGGGGCCTTGTCCGGAGTATTCTGTGCGTTTTATTATCATAGATATAAGACAAGAAACCGCGTGACCAAAGTTGTGGCGGCGCTTGGTCCGCACGTTGAACCGCCACTTTCTAGGCATAATCATACATTGCCAGGGGGGCTGGAGATGCGTTATGTTTACCGAAAATCGGAGGAAAAAGAAAAGGATAGACGGAAACCCTCGGATGGACCAGAAGAGTCTGGGATTAAGTGA
- a CDS encoding glycosyltransferase family 2 protein translates to MKISIITVTYNNVKTLADTIDSVLQQDYVSLEYIIVDGGSTDGTVELVRDYGDKISKFVSEPDNGMYDAINKGIELSSGEYVGLVHSDDFLAYPQCVSDIVNILKDSQTDSLYADLEYVDAENTEKVVRNWNSGPYSKKRFLWGWMPPHPTFFIKKDLVKKYGGYRLDFGSAADYEFMLRYLYRFEVSASYLSKVTMKMRNGGMSNVSLKNRIKANNSDHRAWMVNNLKPYFFTRYLKPLSKVAQWIG, encoded by the coding sequence ATGAAGATCTCCATCATAACTGTTACCTACAATAATGTTAAGACATTAGCTGACACGATTGACTCTGTATTACAACAGGATTATGTTAGTTTAGAATATATTATTGTAGATGGGGGCTCAACCGATGGAACGGTTGAGCTGGTAAGGGATTACGGAGACAAAATTTCAAAGTTTGTTTCCGAGCCTGATAACGGAATGTATGATGCTATTAATAAAGGCATAGAATTATCATCAGGAGAGTATGTGGGTTTGGTTCATTCTGATGATTTCTTAGCGTACCCACAGTGTGTTTCTGATATCGTTAACATACTAAAAGACTCTCAAACTGATTCTTTGTATGCTGATTTAGAGTATGTAGATGCGGAGAATACCGAGAAAGTAGTCAGGAATTGGAACTCTGGACCTTATTCTAAGAAGAGATTCTTATGGGGTTGGATGCCCCCGCACCCTACGTTTTTTATTAAAAAAGATTTAGTGAAAAAATATGGAGGGTATCGTTTAGATTTTGGTAGTGCCGCTGATTACGAATTTATGTTAAGGTATTTATACCGTTTTGAAGTATCCGCATCATACCTATCTAAGGTAACAATGAAAATGCGGAATGGTGGAATGAGTAATGTGTCATTAAAGAATAGAATAAAAGCGAATAATAGTGATCATCGTGCGTGGATGGTTAATAACTTAAAGCCATATTTCTTTACTAGATATTTAAAACCATTATCGAAGGTCGCCCAGTGGATTGGATAA
- a CDS encoding type I phosphomannose isomerase catalytic subunit, which translates to MRQELYPLKFETIFKDKIWGGNKIKEVLGKDYGSLPNCGETWEISGVNGNVSVVSEGPLKGKDLQSLIKEYKGELLGNPIFERFGDEFPLLVKFIDANDDLSIQVHPDDVLGMERHNSKGKTEMWYVMQADKDAKLIAGFNKPVSKEEYLESLENGKLMDILNEENVYDGDVFFLPAGRVHSIGKGILVAEIQQTSDITYRIYDFDRTDDEGNKRELHNDQAVDAIDFGFYEEYKTPYEQKKNETVGLVSCPYFTTNKLSFSEPVALDYQQLESFVIYVCLDGSMAIKTGNGEVSLQKGECLLLPANTNEVELTPTSEEFTILESYIA; encoded by the coding sequence ATGAGACAAGAACTATATCCGCTGAAATTCGAAACGATTTTCAAAGACAAAATCTGGGGCGGAAACAAGATAAAGGAGGTTCTGGGCAAAGACTACGGATCGCTACCTAACTGTGGTGAAACTTGGGAAATCTCAGGCGTAAACGGAAACGTATCCGTTGTGTCAGAAGGCCCTCTCAAAGGCAAGGACCTACAATCACTTATCAAAGAATACAAAGGGGAACTCTTGGGGAACCCTATTTTTGAGCGCTTCGGTGATGAGTTTCCATTGCTAGTGAAGTTCATCGACGCAAACGACGATCTCTCTATTCAAGTGCACCCAGACGATGTATTGGGCATGGAGCGCCACAACTCAAAGGGCAAAACCGAGATGTGGTACGTAATGCAAGCCGACAAGGACGCCAAGCTTATCGCCGGGTTCAACAAGCCGGTTAGTAAGGAAGAGTACCTTGAGAGCTTGGAGAACGGAAAACTCATGGATATTCTCAATGAAGAGAATGTTTATGACGGAGACGTATTCTTCTTGCCAGCCGGTCGTGTCCACTCCATTGGCAAAGGGATTCTTGTAGCTGAAATCCAACAGACCTCGGACATCACTTACAGAATCTACGACTTCGACCGAACTGACGACGAAGGCAACAAAAGAGAGCTTCACAACGACCAAGCCGTTGACGCTATTGACTTTGGTTTTTACGAAGAATACAAAACACCGTATGAGCAAAAGAAAAACGAAACCGTTGGTTTGGTCAGTTGCCCGTACTTCACTACTAACAAGCTTTCGTTTAGCGAGCCTGTAGCTTTGGATTACCAACAACTTGAATCTTTCGTAATCTACGTTTGTTTGGACGGATCAATGGCTATTAAAACAGGAAACGGTGAAGTTTCACTTCAAAAGGGTGAGTGCCTCTTACTCCCCGCAAACACAAACGAAGTGGAGTTGACCCCTACTTCAGAAGAATTCACGATTCTTGAATCTTATATCGCATAA
- a CDS encoding (2Fe-2S) ferredoxin domain-containing protein produces MIMKDVPGITVFVCNSSKCKKKGGKDLYRGLKKDVKEEGLKSKVKLQKTDCTGNCKLAPVISLQPMNIWYGKADDETKEEIMRKIRKEIEKEGA; encoded by the coding sequence ATGATAATGAAGGACGTTCCCGGGATTACGGTTTTTGTCTGTAACTCGTCGAAGTGTAAAAAAAAGGGAGGGAAAGATCTTTACCGAGGATTGAAGAAAGACGTAAAGGAAGAAGGTCTAAAATCAAAGGTTAAGCTTCAGAAGACTGACTGTACCGGAAACTGTAAATTAGCTCCTGTTATAAGTCTTCAGCCGATGAATATTTGGTATGGAAAGGCTGATGACGAAACGAAGGAGGAGATAATGAGAAAAATCAGGAAAGAAATTGAAAAAGAGGGAGCTTAA
- a CDS encoding MraY family glycosyltransferase, with product MESVIYDPEFQEVVRLVLVGGLSFVLSYVSIPVILKVSEMKSLHAQPNDRSAHSTAVPNLGGVAIFIAVTLSMLLFGTDAKVNNYVMASLVILFFIGIKDDILVIDPLKKLIAQILATFILVYFTDIRITSFFGLFGLYAVPEPVSYLVTTLTVVVIVNAYNLIDGVDGLAATLAIVMSLFCGVWFYVVGDSNSALLSISVSFALVSFLRFNFSDKNKIFMGDTGSLITGFLLAFQLTRFIQLNDMVTDYRFHNAPIIGFVLFMIPLFDLLRVFIYRLSKRMSPFSADKNHVHHFLLQLGLLHRQITITLAIFQLVTIVILSMIIETVSINASLVFIVTLFVLYYAIVNTNSMNTKGSRTRRWVWRGRKVLRTFQKP from the coding sequence ATGGAATCGGTAATTTATGATCCTGAATTTCAAGAGGTTGTGAGGTTAGTGTTAGTCGGGGGACTCTCTTTTGTGTTAAGTTACGTGAGTATTCCTGTTATATTAAAGGTGTCGGAGATGAAATCTTTGCACGCTCAGCCTAATGATCGGAGCGCCCATTCTACGGCGGTGCCTAATCTAGGAGGTGTAGCGATATTTATCGCTGTAACACTGTCAATGTTACTTTTTGGCACAGATGCTAAAGTAAATAACTATGTTATGGCTTCCTTGGTCATTCTCTTTTTTATAGGGATTAAAGATGATATACTGGTTATTGATCCTTTAAAGAAGTTGATAGCCCAGATACTAGCCACGTTTATCTTAGTTTATTTTACGGATATACGGATTACAAGCTTTTTCGGTCTCTTTGGGTTGTATGCCGTGCCGGAACCAGTAAGTTATTTAGTGACGACACTTACTGTTGTCGTGATCGTAAATGCATACAATCTCATTGATGGAGTTGATGGATTAGCGGCTACATTGGCTATTGTAATGTCTTTGTTTTGTGGCGTTTGGTTTTATGTTGTAGGGGATTCTAATTCGGCATTACTATCTATTTCGGTTAGTTTCGCCTTAGTGAGTTTCTTGAGGTTTAATTTTTCAGATAAGAATAAGATCTTTATGGGCGATACAGGTTCGCTTATTACAGGTTTTCTTCTGGCTTTTCAATTGACCCGGTTTATTCAGCTTAACGATATGGTTACTGATTACCGTTTCCACAATGCACCTATTATTGGTTTCGTTTTATTTATGATTCCGCTTTTTGATTTGTTGAGAGTTTTTATCTACCGACTTAGTAAAAGGATGTCCCCGTTTTCTGCGGATAAAAATCATGTTCACCATTTTTTGCTTCAGTTAGGTTTGTTACATAGACAAATCACAATTACTCTTGCAATTTTTCAACTGGTAACAATTGTGATCTTGAGTATGATTATAGAAACTGTTTCCATAAATGCGTCATTGGTATTTATTGTGACCTTGTTTGTGCTGTATTACGCAATAGTGAATACTAATTCAATGAACACCAAAGGATCCAGAACAAGGCGTTGGGTTTGGAGAGGGCGTAAAGTGCTTAGAACATTTCAAAAACCTTAA
- a CDS encoding D-2-hydroxyacid dehydrogenase, with the protein MKIVFLDASSVGKVDTFQLLEDLGDFTAYELTAPEDTVARLQGVDVAITNKVVLDAEVISQCPDLKLICISATGMNNVDLDFAKSKGIPVKNVAGYSTESVAQATFAMLLSLANHIRSYDDYVKSGDYTSSPLFTHHAGTIYELNGKRFGIIGLGAIGRRVAKLAEAFGAEVVYYSTSGKNNNQEYASLSLDELLETSDVVSIHAPLNENTDKLIGAQALGKMRNSAILLNAGRGGIVDEEALAEAIDNGKIAGAGIDVFEREPMLAENPLLKVENKDRLVLAPHVAWASREARNKLVSLVSENIKSFISEK; encoded by the coding sequence ATGAAAATAGTTTTTCTTGACGCCTCCTCGGTTGGGAAAGTGGATACTTTTCAGCTGTTGGAGGATTTGGGTGATTTCACTGCATATGAGCTTACCGCTCCAGAAGACACTGTGGCTAGACTTCAAGGTGTAGACGTTGCGATAACCAATAAGGTTGTTCTGGACGCTGAGGTTATCAGCCAATGCCCAGATTTGAAATTGATCTGTATCTCCGCCACAGGAATGAACAACGTAGACTTGGACTTTGCGAAAAGCAAAGGCATTCCCGTCAAAAACGTTGCGGGCTACTCAACAGAAAGTGTCGCTCAGGCTACTTTCGCAATGTTGCTGAGTTTGGCTAATCATATTCGAAGTTATGATGATTATGTGAAAAGTGGCGATTATACTAGCTCTCCGTTATTTACCCATCATGCGGGAACCATTTATGAGCTGAATGGCAAGCGCTTCGGGATTATTGGTTTGGGTGCGATCGGTAGGCGAGTGGCGAAGCTTGCGGAAGCTTTTGGCGCTGAAGTCGTTTATTATTCAACCTCGGGCAAAAACAATAATCAAGAATACGCTTCTTTGTCGTTGGATGAGCTATTGGAGACTTCTGATGTTGTATCGATTCACGCACCATTGAATGAAAATACCGACAAGTTGATTGGTGCGCAGGCGCTTGGAAAGATGAGAAATTCCGCAATTCTGCTGAATGCAGGTAGAGGCGGAATTGTGGATGAGGAAGCTTTGGCCGAGGCTATTGACAATGGAAAAATTGCGGGTGCGGGCATCGATGTTTTTGAGCGGGAGCCTATGCTTGCGGAGAATCCGTTGTTGAAAGTTGAGAATAAAGACCGTTTGGTTTTGGCGCCACATGTTGCTTGGGCCAGTCGCGAGGCTAGGAATAAATTAGTGTCTTTAGTCTCGGAAAATATAAAGAGCTTTATTTCTGAGAAATAA
- a CDS encoding LamG-like jellyroll fold domain-containing protein — MLKRIGDQILERDNAVFYAWDGVESSKASQGLNYLWDDAFSVRLTKDGYTLRAGEKSSRIFVLENHENLTSAQDYVNVWKIVGRKPNVIIGDFSEYDRFKEICSKLNAKKEVNGRVVCNDLDLKNVKWESSDAISTGEFSFPVDGQKKTYAKPYKRGFVFSPSKIFAHKDSFWHVRAIEMKLKDSLYANYKLDGSAQDLKGNTLPVLFRPSFVDEAVRGKVALFSSRDRLSLQNEKGRALLMEEALSLSFWFKVKHYPSGDNNLAFFRSKEGQGFGVKLRKRRPVLFLGTEEQESEITIDYGWHHVALSLDADELTFVLDGAASLRIKDTEKAFPFEGDLVFGAVESTVFSGYLDDVKLHKRALSVTELKRMMELEEKKPSLEADLVGYYPLRKNTESYLGKALNGKPNNIDFTSDDRFGEVARFEKDSSFIDCGHDAVFDINNCLTVTAWVKPTLLNDHIAIVGKGYSYSAKFWNKKMLFTTTFVSDHYGASSRMKLDEWQHVSYVFDAGDRIRFYYNGELVHESIASPINSSDNSFLIGSNLWGQYFKGNMTELCLWNRSLSTDEIKEVYRRTKDGGPVFRIPEVIPPDEPETQTDDTILVVSGGVLLLFAAFWFFYKKKNKERNSDKVAEVEKPIAKVERKINGNSLEFFGGFKACDATGNDVSRKFTPKLRELFLLMFLEGRMSGKGISSKRISDTLWAGYPESSAKNSRSTYMRNLRAVLSDFEGIEVVFENKYWQIQVSEKAFCDIEVLWSLLRDGLDWSNGVGESELDAYLEVLLKGKFLPSLEAEWADSFKANLADKVTDLCDFVLASDLYVEDRKMAIAKALENYDSLNYGALAFKLSYYVNHRKRSVAVKIFEKFVKEHHDFYGYEPELTFEEALRGPTERV, encoded by the coding sequence TTGCTCAAAAGGATTGGCGATCAGATCTTAGAGCGGGATAACGCTGTCTTTTACGCTTGGGATGGTGTGGAATCATCGAAAGCGAGCCAAGGGCTGAATTATTTATGGGATGATGCCTTTTCGGTAAGGTTAACGAAAGACGGATATACATTGCGGGCTGGCGAAAAGTCGTCGCGGATTTTTGTTTTGGAGAATCATGAAAATCTAACGTCTGCTCAAGATTATGTCAATGTTTGGAAGATAGTCGGAAGGAAACCGAACGTTATCATAGGGGATTTTTCGGAATACGATAGGTTCAAGGAAATCTGTTCGAAATTAAATGCGAAGAAAGAAGTAAACGGAAGAGTTGTATGCAATGATCTGGATCTCAAGAATGTGAAATGGGAATCTAGTGACGCTATTTCAACAGGTGAGTTTAGTTTTCCGGTTGATGGCCAGAAAAAAACATATGCAAAGCCTTATAAGCGTGGGTTTGTTTTTTCTCCAAGTAAGATTTTCGCCCATAAGGACAGCTTTTGGCATGTGAGGGCGATAGAAATGAAATTGAAAGATAGTCTTTATGCCAACTATAAGCTTGACGGTAGTGCCCAAGATTTGAAGGGAAATACATTGCCAGTATTGTTTAGGCCTTCCTTTGTCGATGAGGCGGTTCGGGGAAAAGTAGCTTTGTTCTCTTCACGAGATAGACTTTCCTTGCAAAATGAAAAAGGAAGGGCTTTGTTGATGGAAGAAGCCCTGTCGTTAAGCTTTTGGTTCAAGGTTAAGCATTATCCTAGCGGAGATAATAATTTGGCGTTTTTTCGGAGTAAGGAAGGTCAAGGGTTTGGCGTAAAATTACGTAAACGAAGACCTGTTCTGTTTTTAGGTACTGAAGAGCAAGAATCGGAAATTACGATTGATTATGGTTGGCACCATGTAGCGTTAAGTCTTGACGCTGACGAGTTGACATTTGTGCTGGATGGAGCGGCGTCTTTGAGAATCAAGGATACAGAAAAGGCTTTTCCTTTTGAGGGCGATCTTGTTTTTGGCGCTGTGGAATCGACGGTTTTCTCGGGTTATCTAGACGATGTGAAACTGCACAAGAGGGCGCTTTCTGTGACGGAGCTGAAGCGTATGATGGAGTTGGAAGAAAAGAAACCGTCATTGGAGGCTGACTTGGTAGGTTATTATCCTTTGAGAAAAAACACTGAGTCATATTTGGGTAAAGCGCTTAATGGTAAACCGAATAATATTGATTTTACGTCTGATGACCGTTTTGGGGAGGTTGCGAGGTTCGAGAAGGATTCCTCTTTTATAGATTGTGGCCATGATGCTGTTTTTGATATAAATAATTGCCTGACCGTCACGGCTTGGGTGAAACCTACGTTGTTAAACGATCATATAGCCATTGTCGGCAAAGGCTATTCGTATTCGGCGAAATTCTGGAATAAGAAAATGTTGTTTACGACGACCTTTGTGTCAGATCATTACGGAGCTTCAAGCCGCATGAAGTTGGACGAGTGGCAACACGTTTCTTATGTTTTTGACGCAGGTGATCGGATTCGGTTCTATTATAATGGTGAATTGGTTCATGAATCCATAGCGTCACCGATAAATTCCTCGGATAATTCTTTTCTGATTGGGAGTAACCTGTGGGGGCAGTATTTTAAAGGGAATATGACTGAATTGTGTCTTTGGAACCGTTCGTTGTCAACTGATGAAATCAAAGAAGTTTATCGTAGGACGAAGGATGGAGGTCCCGTTTTCAGAATTCCGGAAGTAATACCGCCTGACGAGCCGGAAACGCAGACTGACGATACTATTTTAGTTGTTTCGGGCGGAGTGTTGCTTCTGTTTGCTGCCTTCTGGTTTTTTTATAAAAAGAAAAATAAAGAGCGGAACTCCGACAAAGTAGCTGAAGTCGAAAAGCCAATAGCTAAAGTAGAAAGGAAGATAAACGGTAATTCGCTTGAGTTTTTCGGTGGCTTTAAGGCGTGTGATGCGACAGGAAACGATGTCTCCAGGAAGTTCACGCCAAAATTGAGAGAGCTTTTCCTTTTGATGTTTTTGGAAGGGCGGATGTCAGGGAAAGGGATAAGCTCCAAGCGGATTAGCGATACACTCTGGGCTGGATACCCCGAAAGCAGTGCCAAAAACAGCCGTTCTACTTACATGAGAAACCTTCGGGCAGTGTTATCGGATTTTGAGGGAATCGAGGTTGTGTTTGAGAATAAGTACTGGCAAATTCAAGTTTCTGAAAAGGCTTTTTGTGATATTGAAGTTCTCTGGTCTTTGCTTCGGGATGGTTTGGATTGGAGTAATGGCGTGGGGGAGTCAGAGTTGGACGCTTATTTGGAAGTGTTGCTGAAAGGCAAGTTTTTGCCATCATTAGAAGCTGAATGGGCAGATTCGTTCAAAGCGAATTTGGCGGATAAAGTTACGGATCTTTGCGATTTCGTTTTGGCTTCGGATTTATATGTTGAAGACCGGAAAATGGCAATAGCGAAAGCTCTTGAAAATTATGACTCGCTGAACTACGGAGCGCTAGCGTTCAAGCTTTCGTATTATGTGAATCACCGAAAGCGTTCGGTTGCGGTTAAAATTTTCGAAAAATTCGTAAAAGAGCATCATGATTTTTATGGCTATGAGCCCGAGTTAACCTTCGAAGAAGCGCTTCGTGGACCAACGGAACGTGTTTAG
- a CDS encoding exopolysaccharide transport family protein, which yields MKNKGDENLEQLKKILFKLLANWYWVVASLIISVSIAFVMNRYATPIYSVSSQLLSKKWEKGHSPLDAISGDYLFRKTPDINQEIALINSTFNINETLETLDFGVSYYTKGDVRLTEVYPGKPFEVEVDREESGNRIPYGTMFLCEKESDQEFVLGTEDQIWATVVEGRKFKFDKWYELNGFRFRIKGYNYKKADDVDLLFQVNNRRAMINHYQSRLNIGWAYKNSSIIQIGMTGATPRKDVDFLNAFFSVVIRNGLKNKNEYATQTISFIEQQLGNLKDSLAGYDQEIDLFKVENFEYIEGSKIVFERLKLLYEEQLKLGLSEKYLDYVEKYLKEKKGNNNAFAPVILPDQFPLLDKLLTGYIEAKMTEEYVRNKGNRNNPLLGRVNQPLEEFENNLLEHITELRTQLGKQTAENRLNIETLKGSVREYQLTGRALHKLQRIIGLNEKTIDRLLEKQMELSIARASTTSDYEVVRLPSVGRFPVAPNRKRTFLVAILIGLGLPIGILFLLDLLNTRVQYKEDVLDNTEVPILGYIGHSKSKAQLVVSDNPKSMIAEHFRGLRANLQYYFKRIDGIRAKTILLTSWISGEGKSFCSINLASVYALSGSKTLIIGADLRKPKLSSYMDVEQPKGLSDLLAGLVTVDEVVVKAKEENLWVLHGGTIPPNPAELLVNERVQILMQELKEQFDVIVIDTPPLGLVSDTFELLKYADVNLVVVRQDVSHKASVKHLQELNEQGKFRDVSIVFNGIKINRTKYGSYGGVNGYGYIKENSYYYADTKS from the coding sequence ATGAAAAATAAAGGGGACGAGAACCTTGAGCAATTGAAGAAAATCCTCTTCAAGTTATTGGCTAATTGGTATTGGGTAGTAGCGTCATTAATTATTTCGGTGTCCATCGCTTTTGTGATGAATAGGTATGCGACTCCGATTTATAGTGTTAGCTCACAACTATTGAGCAAGAAGTGGGAAAAAGGCCATTCACCATTGGATGCGATAAGCGGGGACTACCTATTTCGAAAGACACCTGATATCAATCAAGAAATAGCCTTAATTAATTCGACATTTAATATAAATGAAACGCTTGAGACACTTGATTTCGGAGTGAGCTATTACACTAAAGGAGATGTTCGTCTCACAGAAGTGTATCCAGGTAAGCCCTTTGAGGTTGAAGTGGACAGAGAGGAAAGCGGTAATCGTATCCCGTATGGTACCATGTTTCTTTGTGAAAAAGAATCAGACCAAGAGTTTGTATTGGGAACCGAAGATCAAATTTGGGCTACAGTAGTAGAGGGAAGGAAATTTAAATTCGACAAGTGGTATGAATTGAACGGTTTTCGTTTTCGGATTAAAGGGTACAATTATAAGAAAGCTGATGATGTTGACTTACTGTTTCAAGTCAATAATCGCAGGGCAATGATCAACCATTATCAATCCAGACTGAATATTGGTTGGGCATATAAAAACTCTTCCATTATCCAAATCGGAATGACAGGGGCAACACCTAGAAAAGATGTTGATTTTCTGAATGCATTCTTTTCGGTTGTGATAAGAAATGGTCTTAAAAATAAAAATGAATACGCTACACAAACTATTTCTTTTATTGAACAACAGCTTGGGAATTTGAAGGACTCTTTGGCTGGATACGATCAAGAAATAGATCTTTTTAAAGTAGAAAATTTTGAATATATCGAAGGGTCCAAAATCGTTTTTGAACGACTCAAGCTTTTGTATGAAGAACAGCTGAAGTTAGGGTTAAGCGAAAAGTATTTAGATTATGTAGAGAAATACCTGAAGGAAAAGAAAGGTAATAATAATGCTTTCGCTCCAGTTATTCTACCTGATCAATTTCCTTTACTTGACAAATTGTTGACTGGATATATCGAGGCAAAAATGACTGAAGAGTATGTCCGGAATAAGGGGAATAGGAATAATCCGTTATTGGGTCGTGTTAATCAACCCCTGGAAGAGTTTGAGAACAACCTTTTGGAGCATATTACGGAGCTGAGAACTCAGCTTGGAAAGCAGACTGCCGAGAATAGATTAAATATAGAAACATTAAAAGGATCCGTTAGAGAGTACCAACTGACAGGAAGGGCTTTGCATAAACTGCAGAGAATAATTGGGCTTAATGAAAAGACGATTGACCGTTTGTTGGAAAAGCAAATGGAACTAAGTATAGCGAGAGCCAGTACAACGTCCGACTATGAAGTGGTAAGGCTACCTTCTGTTGGAAGGTTTCCTGTTGCGCCTAATCGCAAAAGAACTTTTCTTGTTGCAATTTTGATCGGATTGGGTTTGCCCATCGGGATACTGTTTCTGCTTGATTTGTTGAATACACGTGTTCAGTATAAGGAGGATGTTCTGGATAATACGGAGGTGCCGATATTAGGGTATATTGGACATTCTAAATCCAAGGCTCAATTAGTGGTTAGCGATAACCCTAAATCAATGATCGCCGAACATTTCCGTGGCTTACGCGCTAATCTACAATATTACTTTAAGAGGATTGACGGTATTAGAGCGAAAACCATCCTTTTAACATCTTGGATTAGCGGGGAAGGTAAGTCGTTCTGTTCAATTAACTTAGCAAGTGTTTATGCTCTTTCTGGAAGCAAGACATTGATTATTGGTGCTGACTTACGAAAACCAAAACTGTCAAGTTATATGGATGTGGAACAACCAAAAGGGCTTAGTGATCTTTTGGCGGGGCTCGTAACAGTAGATGAAGTCGTGGTAAAAGCGAAAGAAGAGAACTTGTGGGTTTTGCATGGTGGTACCATACCTCCTAACCCTGCTGAGCTTTTGGTAAACGAGCGAGTGCAAATTTTAATGCAGGAATTGAAAGAACAATTTGACGTAATTGTAATAGATACACCACCATTAGGATTGGTTTCGGATACTTTTGAATTACTGAAGTATGCTGATGTAAACCTTGTGGTAGTAAGACAAGATGTGTCACATAAAGCTTCGGTTAAGCATTTACAAGAGCTTAACGAACAAGGTAAATTCCGTGATGTTTCCATCGTTTTCAACGGGATTAAAATAAATAGAACTAAATATGGAAGTTATGGAGGGGTAAATGGTTATGGTTATATAAAAGAAAATAGTTATTACTACGCCGATACGAAATCATAA
- a CDS encoding DUF4924 family protein — protein MIPNKSWKDKNIAERIVKLYQTEELIRAFDFDIDLIYEHVLKHLPVEQQERNEVKAQYLDFLEKMKAEGLDSNPGQHLQSTQALVSELDDLHIQLLGNDSDYRAVFAICRLEIRRLSELNPDKNITPVQVCLNAMFGFLLLRLNGKKISEEDERGIKPIGELLSLLSFHYDKKDRENGQLK, from the coding sequence ATGATCCCTAACAAAAGCTGGAAAGATAAAAACATCGCTGAGCGCATCGTAAAACTCTACCAAACCGAAGAGTTGATTCGTGCTTTTGACTTTGATATAGACTTGATATACGAGCACGTGCTTAAGCACCTTCCGGTGGAGCAACAAGAACGTAATGAGGTAAAAGCCCAGTATCTTGATTTTTTGGAAAAAATGAAGGCTGAAGGGCTTGACTCCAACCCCGGCCAGCACCTCCAAAGCACACAAGCGTTAGTCTCCGAACTTGACGATTTACACATCCAACTTCTTGGAAACGATTCGGATTACCGGGCGGTTTTCGCTATCTGTAGGCTCGAAATCAGACGCTTATCAGAACTGAACCCAGACAAAAACATCACGCCCGTCCAAGTCTGTTTAAACGCTATGTTCGGATTTCTTCTACTCAGGCTCAACGGCAAAAAGATCAGCGAAGAAGATGAGCGTGGCATAAAACCAATTGGAGAATTGCTCTCACTGCTCAGTTTTCACTATGACAAGAAGGATAGAGAAAACGGGCAACTCAAATAA